The Mus caroli chromosome 1, CAROLI_EIJ_v1.1, whole genome shotgun sequence genome has a window encoding:
- the LOC110294737 gene encoding uncharacterized protein LOC110294737 yields MSYRSIIHRSGAWVSWSVSPAEGSTKSAFFNFHINLQIPLYVVILSGVGFRGNTIIFIFIGVLFTPLDPSCGVSGLCFRAALSVSNNFSSLSLELRDGSIVIHHTSRASKTPLDHHTIFLSLLPGHHHCSELVLDTSYLEPEQLLWIILQAMF; encoded by the coding sequence ATCTGGAGCCTGGGTGTCCTGGTCTGTCtccccagcagagggcagcacaAAGTCTGCCTTCTTCAACTTCCATATTAATCTGCAAATCCCTCTCTACGTTGTTATCCTTTCTGGGGTCGGATTCAGGGGAAACACCATCATATTCATCTTCATCGGTGTCCTCTTCACTCCACTGGACCCTAGCTGCGGTGTCTCGGGCCTCTGCTTCAGAGCAGCTCTTTCAGTAAGCAACAACTTTTCCTCCTTATCCCTGGAGTTAAGAGATGGCTCCATAGTCATCCACCATACCTCCAGAGCCTCAAAGACACCCCTGGACCACCACACCATCTTCCTCAGTCTTCTACCTGGTCACCATCACTGTTCTGAATTGGTGCTGGACACTTCTTACCTCGAGCCTGAACAGCTACTTTGGATAATTCTTCAAGCAATGTTTTGA